Genomic segment of Truepera radiovictrix DSM 17093:
ATCGGCTTCAACGGGGTTTTCGGCTACTACCTCGAGGTCACCCGCCCCTATCTCGAGCGCGTGCCGCCGAGCTACCGCGCCGTGCAGACGTTAAAGGACCGGCAGCGCTACGTCCGCGACGACCTGCGCGAGCGCGAGCGGGAGATTCTGCGCTTCGAGGCGGCCGCCAAGGGCCGCGAGTACGAGGTCTTCGGCCTCCTGCGCGGCGAGCTCGCCGCCGCGGCCGACGCGGTGCGCGACCTCGGCGCGGCCTTGGCCGAGCTCGACGTCTACAGCGCGCTCGCCGAGGTGGCCGCCGAGGGCCGCTTCTGCCGCCCCACCTTCTCCGAGGGGGCGCTCGAGATCCGCGCGGGGCGGCACCCGGTGGTCGAGCGCTTTCACCCCTTTATCCCCAACGACCTCACCATGTCGCCGAGTGAGCGGCTGCTGATCCTCACCGGCCCTAATATGTCGGGCAAGTCGACCTATTTGCGGCAGAGCGCGCTTATTGCGCTGCTCGCGCAGATCGGTTCGTTCGTCCCGGCCGAGAGGGCCGTGCTGCCGCTCTTTGAGCGCATCTACACCCGCATCGGCGCGTCGGACGACATCGCGGGGGGGCGCAGCACCTTCATGGTCGAGATGAGCGAGCTTGCCACCATTTTGCAGAACGCCACCCCCAAGAGCCTCGTGCTTTTAGACGAGATCGGGCGCGGGACGAGCACCTTCGACGGCCTCGCGCTCGCCTGGGCGGCGGCGGAGTACCTCGAGGCGCGCACCGGCGCCTACGTCCTCTTCGCCACCCACTACTTCGAGCTGACCGCCCTCGAGGGGCGGCTCGCGAGCGCGCGCAACCTGCACGTCGCCGCCAAAGAGGAGGCAGGGGGGCTGACCTTCTACCACCAGGTCCTGCCGGGACCGGCGTCGAAAGCCTACGGGCTCGAGGTCGCCAAACTCGCGGGCGTCCCCGCGAAGGTTTTAGCGCGCGCCCGCGCCCTTTTAGAGGGGCTCGAGGCGACCCGCAACGACCAAGCCAAAGGGGTGGTCGACGCGCTGTTGGCGGTCGACGTCAGCCGCCTGTCGCCCCTTGAAGCGCTCCAGCTCCTTTACGAGCTGCAAGACCGCGCGCGCGGCCTGGCGCCGCAACCCACGTAATGGCGCCGATCCGCCGCCTGCCCCCCGAGGTGGTGCGCGAGATCGCCGCCGGCGAGGTCGTCACCGCGCCCGCGGACGTCCTCAAAGAGCTCCTGGAGAACGCCCTCGACGCCGGCGCCACGCGCCTCGAGGTGGCCCTGGATGGGGGCGGCACCGAGCGCGTCGCCGTGCGCGACAACGGCGCCGGCATCCCCGCAGCGGAGCTGCCGCGCGCGGTCGAAGCGCACAGCACCTCGAAGCTCTCGGGGGAGGACGCCGGGGCCGCTTTGCGCGCGCTCTGCACCCTGGGGTTTCGGGGGGAGGGGCTCTACGCCATCCGCCACGCCGCGCGGCTCTGCTTGACGAGCCGCCCCGCAGCGCAGCTCGGTGGCGCCTCGTTGGAGGCCTTTGGCGACGAGGTCGCGCTCCGCACCCACCCCGCCCCGCAGGGGACGCTCGCGGTGGTGACCGACCTCTTCGCGCGGCTTCCGGCGCGCCGCGCCGCGCTGGGGTCGGCGAGCGCCGAAAGCCGGCGCGCGCTCGCGCTCCTGTCGCGCTACCTCCTGCACCACCCGCACCTGCACGTCAGCCTCGAGCAAGACGGTGAGACCCGTTGGCGCTACGCCGGGGGCGGGTTTCGCGAGGCCGTCAAGTTCCTCTGGGGAGCGGTGACGGCCAACCGCCTGCTCGGCGTCGCCGCCGAAGGGGAGGGGTACGCGCTCGCGGGGCTCCTCTCGCGCCCCGAGCTCTCCCGCCCGCGGCGCGACCGCCTGCTGCTAGCCGTCAACGGGCGCCCGGTCGAGTGGGACGAGGAGCTCCTCAAAGCCGTCACCCACGCCTACCGCGAGCTGCTCCGCGCCGGGCACTTCCCCGTCGGCGTCCTCAACCTCACCGTGCCCCCCGAGCAGGTGCTGGTCAACACCGCGCCCGACAAGAGCCGCGTGCGCTTTTTGGCGCCCGAAGCGCTCGCCGCGTTTTTGCGCGAGGCCGTGCGGGCGACCCTAGGCGCCAACCCCTTGGCGCCGAGCCTGCCGGAGCTGCAGGCGCCGCCGGCGCTCTTCGCGGCGCCGCGCCACCGCTTCCCGGCGCTGCGCTACCTCGGGGTCTACCGCGAGCTCTACCTGCTCGCCGAGGGCGAGGGGCAGCTCTGGGTCGTCGACCAGCACGCGGCCCACGAGCGGGTGCTCTTCGAGGAGCTGGAGCGCCGCTACCGCCAAGAGCCCCCCGTCGAGCTCCCCGCCCCCGAGCTGCTGCCCCTCTCACCGGAGGAGGAGGCGACCTACGCGGCGCGCCGCGAGGCGCTCCGCGCCGCCGGGCTCGAGCTCGAGCCCTTCGGCGGCGGCCGCTACCGCGTGCGGCGCGTACCCGCCTTTTTGCTCGGCCACCCCGAGCTGCTCCCCGGCGTCGTCAGCGGCGCCCTCGGCCGCCGCGGGGCCGACGAGGCGTGGCGCGCGGTCCTCGCGCGGCTCGCCTGCTTGCCCGCGATCAAAGCGGGGCGCACCCTAAAGGACCCGCAGGCGCTGCTCGACGCGCTCGCGCGCTGCGAGACGCCCTGGGCTTGCCCCCACGGCCGCCCGACGGCGCTGGTTTTAAGCGAGCTCGAGCTCGCGCGCCGCTTCGGTCGGCGGGGGGTGCGGGCGGTGCCCGCGGCGCCCCCTGACACCCCCGAGGTGCCGCTGGCGCTGCAGCCAGAGTAGGGCCGGGCGATGCCAGGTTTTTCGCAGCTCGCACCCCGCCCCCATAGGATAGTAGAGGGGTGCCGCGACCCCGCTACCGCCTCGCCGCGCGAGAACCCCGATGAACGTCCTTGTGGTGACGGCCGACGACCCTCAGGCGCGAGCGCTCTGGGCGCGCTTTTACAAACGCCTGCTCGGCGATCTCGTCTTCCGGCACGCGAGCAGCGTCCCCGAAGCGCTCGCGCAGATGCGCGCCGAGCTCCCCGACGTCGTGGTGAGCGCTCGGGAGACCGGCGGCGTCGGGGCGCTCGAGGTGTTGCAGCGCGTGCGGGGGGAGACCAAACTCCGCGAGGTGCCCCTCATCCTGCTCGATGAGGCGCTCTTAGGCCGCCTGTCGCCCTCGCGCCTCGAGGCGATCCTCGCCGCCGACGCCCACCCCGCCGACGTGCTCGAGGCGGCCTTTACGCTGCTCATTACCAACGGCCGCTTTCGCGAGGCGGCGCGCGCCCCCCACGCGCCCAGCGACGCCGGCCACCCCTCACGCGGCTGCGCCTTAGCGCGGCGCCACTACGCCCCGCGCGGCCGCGAGGTCAAGGTGAGCGGCACGCTCGAGGTGATGTCGCTCTTTGACCTCGTCTTGTCGCTGACGCAAAAGCGCAACTCGGGGCGCCTCTACCTGCTGCTAGCGGGCGTCGAGGCACTTTTGGTCTTTCAGCAGGGGCGCTTCGTCCACGCCGAATACGAACAGGAGACGGGCGAAACGGCCCTGCTGCACATCTTTTTGGAGGCCGAGCGCCACCCCGAGGCGGAGTTTTTCTTCGAACCCTCTCCCCCGTTGCCGCAGGAGGGGATGACGCTCCACGCACCCGTGCAGGAGCTGCTCCTCAAGGTCGCCGTGGCCCTCGACCACCGGCGTAACGTCGCCGCTCCAGGGGTGCAAACGTAGCTCCCGTAAGCTAGATGGCGCTGCGATAGACTAAAGACGCTCCCTTGACGGGCAGCGTCAAGGGGCCTACTTGCAGCCTAGAGCGCGTGAGCAAAGCCGCTGTGCCTTCACGCCGCGCTCTTGGCGTCTCGCTGAAGGAGACGTTCTGTGGACGTGTTGCGTATCTTTAGCCGCGCTGCGATGGTCTGGTCGTCGCACAACGCACCCCGCTTGGGGGCGGCGCTGGCTTTTTACACCGTGCTGTCGCTTGCACCGCTCCTTTTCGTCGCGGTCGGGATGACGAGCGTCTTTCTGAGCCAAGCGGAGGTGCAAGCGGGGATCATCGCCCAAGTCAGCCGCGCGGTCGGCGAGGAAAACGCTGCGATCATCGCGGTGCTCGAGTTGCTCTTTCGCAACATCTTCGACGCCTACGCTCGGCCGACGACCGGGGTGCTCGCCTCGCTCGGCGGTTTTGCGGGGGTGCTCTTCGGCGCTTCGCTCGTGCTCCTCGAGCTGCGCGCGTCCTTAAACACCATCTGGGGGATCCAGGCGGAGGTCGCCTCGAAACGCGAGGGCGTGTTGCGCTTTCTGAAAAACCGCGTTATCTCGGTGCTGATGGTTTTCGGCCTCGGCTTTTCGCTGCTCGTGCTCGTTGTGCTCAACACCTACCTCAGCGCGTCGGCGGCGCTTTTGCAGGGCCGGGTGCCGGTGGTGATGCTGCAACGCCTCGAGACGACCCTCAGCCTGGGCCTCATCTTCGCCTTTTTCCTCTTTGTCTTTAAAGTGCTGCCTTCTGCCAAGGTGCAGTGGCGCGAGGTGTGGCTAGGGGCGCTGGTGAGCACCCTGCTCTTCGCCTTCGGGCGCTACCTCATCGGGGCGTACCTCGCCAACAGCGCCCTGAGCAGCGCCTACGGGGCGGCGGGGTCGTTCGTGCTGGTCTTGCTGTTTGTCTTCTACTCCGCGCAGATCCTCTTTTTCGGCGCGGCCTTGTGCCGCGCGCAGCGCGAGCGGGCGCGCGTCTACCCGGCTTAGGGGCGCCAGTTCAGGCGGCTCCAGCCGACGAGGTCGTCGACGAGTTGATGGCTCGCGAGGTTGAGGGCCACCGCGCCGGGGTCGCGCCCGTGCTGCGCGCGGTAGACCGCCTGCAGGTGCACCTTGACGCGCTCCCGAAACGGCTCGAGCCCCAGCACCTCGCCCCCTTGGCGCTCGTCGTCGCCCGCCCAGCGCGCCTCGAAACCGCCGCGGTCGCCGAGCCCCAAGCCGCGACGCGAGAGCGTCACCGCACATACGCCCAAGGGGGTGCGCACGAGGTAGTGCTCGGCAGCACCCGCCTGCGCGCCGCTAGGGGTGTCGTCGGGGGGACGCTCCACACCCTAGGTTAGCACCGGTAGAACCTCGCGCGTACGCTACACTAACGGTGAGCTAAGCGCCCTCCACGTTTTAGCACCCAGTCAGGACGCCCCGAGAGGACGGGGGCGTCCGCGCGAGCGAGGAGACCCCATGACGGTTCAAGAGACCCCACAAGCAACCCCGAACGGTACGCCGGACGCTGCCTCCTACCCTGCCTTTCACCCCACCCACGGGGTTCGCAACCCCGGCACGGCGCTCGAGCTCGACTGGGTGCGCGGCGCCCAGGTCAACCGGAGCGCCGTCGAGCGCCGCGTCGCCACGCTCCCCGGGCGCCGCACCGTGAAAAACGTTCACCAGGCCGCGTGGCTCCTCAAAGCGGTGAGCTGCATCGACCTCACCACCCTCGCCGGCGACGACACGCCGGGCCGCGTGCGGCGCCTCTGCGCCAAAGCGCGCCGCCCCGTGCGCGAGGACCTCCTAGAGGCGCTCGGGATGACGGGGCTTACCGTCGGCGCGGTCTGCGTCTACCCCACGATGGTGCCCCACGCGGTGCGCGCGCTCTCCGGCTCCGGCGTTCCCGTCGCGTCGGTCGCGACGGGTTTTCCGGCGGGGCTCACGCCCATGCCCCAGCGCCTGGAGGAGATCCGCTACGCCGTCGCCGAGGGGGCGGCTGAGATCGACATCGTCGTGACGCGCGCGTTCGTGTTGACCGGGGACTGGGAAGCCTTGTACGACGAAGTCAGGACCTTCCGTGAGGCCTGCGGCGAGGCGCACCTCAAAGCCATTTTGGCAACGGGCGAGCTCGGCACTCTGCGCAACGTCTACAAGGCGTCCTTGGTCGCCATGATGGCCGGGGCGGACTTTATCAAGACCTCGACCGGCAAGGAGGCCGAGAACGCCACCCCGGAGGTGAGCCTGGTCATGGTGCGCGCCATCCGCGACTACCTGGAGCGCACGGGCTACGAGGTCGGGTTTAAACCCGCCGGGGGCATCCGCACGGCCAAAGAGGCGCTCTTGTGGCTCTCGCTGACGAAAGAGGAGCTGGGGCGGGCGTGGCTCGAGCCCGGACGCTTCCGCTTCGGCGCGAGCAGCCTTTTGGGTGATATCGAACGGCAGCTCGAGCACTTCGTCACCGGGCGCTACTCGGCCGCGTACCGGCACCCGCTAGCGTGAGGAGGCTGGCATGACGGTAAAAGAGCGTGTGATGAGGCGTATTGAACAGCTGGATGAGGCGCAGTTAGAGCAGCTCGAACGCGGCTTGTTGGAGCAATGTGAACATCACGCGAACGCCATCACGCCGGAGTTGGCGGAGGAGTTTCAGCTGCTCGAGGAGCTCGCCGCTCCGATGAGCGAGCCTGACCGCCAAGCGTTTGAGGCGTCGGTGCGCCGCCGACCGCTCTTTGGCGGCAGAAGCTTGGACCTCGAGCCTGACGTTTGATGGTCACGCTCGATACCAACGTCGTCTCAGCGCTTATTACCGGCCACGAGGAGGTGGTCGCGCGGTGGAAGCAAGCGCGCCTGGCTGGCGCGCAGGTAAAGCTCAACGCCATCAGCTACTACGAGATGCGGCGGGGGTTGGTTCTGCCCCGCTTCGCACGCAAGTTCGCAGCTTTCGAGCGCTTGGTCAGCCTACAGGGCTTGTTGCTGCTCGACCGCCCTGCTTTGGATGTCGCCGCGAGCATCTATCAAGACCTCCGCAGTAGGGGTACCCTTTTGGAGGACGCTGACATCTTGATTGCGGCTGTTGCCCTTGCGAACGGAGCGACCCTTGCCACCCGTAACCTCAAACACTTCTCCCGTATTGAGGGACTCAAGCTCGAGTCCTGGGAGGCGTAGGTGTTCGCCATGCGCATTGACGAAGGGCTCGAGCTGCG
This window contains:
- a CDS encoding DUF4388 domain-containing protein, which translates into the protein MNVLVVTADDPQARALWARFYKRLLGDLVFRHASSVPEALAQMRAELPDVVVSARETGGVGALEVLQRVRGETKLREVPLILLDEALLGRLSPSRLEAILAADAHPADVLEAAFTLLITNGRFREAARAPHAPSDAGHPSRGCALARRHYAPRGREVKVSGTLEVMSLFDLVLSLTQKRNSGRLYLLLAGVEALLVFQQGRFVHAEYEQETGETALLHIFLEAERHPEAEFFFEPSPPLPQEGMTLHAPVQELLLKVAVALDHRRNVAAPGVQT
- the deoC gene encoding deoxyribose-phosphate aldolase, translating into MTVQETPQATPNGTPDAASYPAFHPTHGVRNPGTALELDWVRGAQVNRSAVERRVATLPGRRTVKNVHQAAWLLKAVSCIDLTTLAGDDTPGRVRRLCAKARRPVREDLLEALGMTGLTVGAVCVYPTMVPHAVRALSGSGVPVASVATGFPAGLTPMPQRLEEIRYAVAEGAAEIDIVVTRAFVLTGDWEALYDEVRTFREACGEAHLKAILATGELGTLRNVYKASLVAMMAGADFIKTSTGKEAENATPEVSLVMVRAIRDYLERTGYEVGFKPAGGIRTAKEALLWLSLTKEELGRAWLEPGRFRFGASSLLGDIERQLEHFVTGRYSAAYRHPLA
- a CDS encoding YihY/virulence factor BrkB family protein, with the protein product MDVLRIFSRAAMVWSSHNAPRLGAALAFYTVLSLAPLLFVAVGMTSVFLSQAEVQAGIIAQVSRAVGEENAAIIAVLELLFRNIFDAYARPTTGVLASLGGFAGVLFGASLVLLELRASLNTIWGIQAEVASKREGVLRFLKNRVISVLMVFGLGFSLLVLVVLNTYLSASAALLQGRVPVVMLQRLETTLSLGLIFAFFLFVFKVLPSAKVQWREVWLGALVSTLLFAFGRYLIGAYLANSALSSAYGAAGSFVLVLLFVFYSAQILFFGAALCRAQRERARVYPA
- a CDS encoding type II toxin-antitoxin system VapC family toxin, whose amino-acid sequence is MVTLDTNVVSALITGHEEVVARWKQARLAGAQVKLNAISYYEMRRGLVLPRFARKFAAFERLVSLQGLLLLDRPALDVAASIYQDLRSRGTLLEDADILIAAVALANGATLATRNLKHFSRIEGLKLESWEA
- the mutL gene encoding DNA mismatch repair endonuclease MutL, which translates into the protein MAPIRRLPPEVVREIAAGEVVTAPADVLKELLENALDAGATRLEVALDGGGTERVAVRDNGAGIPAAELPRAVEAHSTSKLSGEDAGAALRALCTLGFRGEGLYAIRHAARLCLTSRPAAQLGGASLEAFGDEVALRTHPAPQGTLAVVTDLFARLPARRAALGSASAESRRALALLSRYLLHHPHLHVSLEQDGETRWRYAGGGFREAVKFLWGAVTANRLLGVAAEGEGYALAGLLSRPELSRPRRDRLLLAVNGRPVEWDEELLKAVTHAYRELLRAGHFPVGVLNLTVPPEQVLVNTAPDKSRVRFLAPEALAAFLREAVRATLGANPLAPSLPELQAPPALFAAPRHRFPALRYLGVYRELYLLAEGEGQLWVVDQHAAHERVLFEELERRYRQEPPVELPAPELLPLSPEEEATYAARREALRAAGLELEPFGGGRYRVRRVPAFLLGHPELLPGVVSGALGRRGADEAWRAVLARLACLPAIKAGRTLKDPQALLDALARCETPWACPHGRPTALVLSELELARRFGRRGVRAVPAAPPDTPEVPLALQPE